A window from Primulina huaijiensis isolate GDHJ02 chromosome 13, ASM1229523v2, whole genome shotgun sequence encodes these proteins:
- the LOC140991855 gene encoding secreted RxLR effector protein 161-like produces the protein MFQMKDCNVANTSSEFGVKLNKDNEGKKVDDTLYKQIVGSLMYLTSTRPDIMHVVSVISRYMECHIEIHLLVAKRISRYLQGTKEFGLFYKNGEKSDLFGFIENDCADDSDDRKSTSAYVYMMGTEVVSWSSKNQPIVTLSSTEAEFVDATACACQAI, from the coding sequence ATGTTTCAGATGAAGGATTGTAATGTTGCAAATACTTCATCTGAGTTTGGAGTGAAGCTAAACAAAGAtaatgaaggaaagaaggttgaTGACACTCTCTACAAACAAATAGTGGGGAGTTTAATGTATTTGACATCAACAAGACCCGATATAATGCATGTTGTAAGTGTGATTAGCAGGTACATGGAATGTCATATAGAGATTCATCTCTTGGTTGCAAAAAGAATTTCCCGTTACTTGCAAGGTACTAAGGAGTTTGGGTTGTTCTACAAGAATGGAGAAAAGTCAGATTTGTTTGGCTTTATAGAGAATGACTGTGCAGACGATTCAGATGATCGGAAAAGCACATCTGCCTATGTTTACATGATGGGGACAGAAGTTGTTTCATGGTCATCAAAGAATCAACCTATTGTCACATTATCATCTACTGAAGCTGAATTTGTTGATGCAACAGCTTGTGCTTGTCAGGCTATTTAG